The DNA region CTGATATCATTCACCTGAATTGTTATGCTTATGGATCTTTAGCATGGAAAGCGCCAGTTGTTATGGTAGCTCATTCCGATGTTTATTCATGGTTCATTTCAGTAAAAAATGATGATCCGCCAGCTGAGTGGAACGAATACTTCTTCAGGGTAAAAAGTGGATTAGAAAAAGCAACCCTGGTGGTAGCTCCATCCAGTGCTATGATGGATTTTGTTACCAATATCTACGCGCCTCAAACAAACAAGCAGGTCATCTACAATGCACGGCAGCCGCAGCTTTTTAGCAGGGCGCAAAAGCAAGAGACCATCTTTAGCATGGGTCGCATTTGGGATGAAGCTAAGAATGTAAAGCTGTTGGTACAGGCGGCAAAAAACATCAACTACCCGATAAAGATTGCTGGTGAAGCTGCTTTTGAACATAATGTAACGGATGTATACAACCCGCATGTAGAGTACCTGGGTAAGCTTAACAGCACCGATATTTCTAAAGCGCTTTCTACAGCATCTATATATGTTCTGCCGGCGAAGTATGAACCATTTGGTCTGTCTGCATTAGAAGCCGCTCTTTCTGGTTGTGCACTGGTGCTGGGAGATATTCCTTCACTGCGGGAAGTATGGCAGGACAATGCCGTATATGTGCCAACTGATAATGAAGAAGCATTGGCTGATTGCATCAACAATCTTATGAGCAACAAAATGCTTTTAGAAGAATATGCTTCTAAAGCATTTGCACATGCGCAACAGTTCACTCCTGCTGCTATGGCCCGGCAATATATGCAGGTTTACCAGCAACATATACAACTACATCAATCAACAGAAGCAAAAGCTGCATCATGAACATAGTAATGTTTTACCACTCGCTACTAAGCGATTGGAACCATGGTAATGCACACTTCCTGCGTGGAGTGGCAACAGAACTAGTAGAAAGAGGCAACGATGTAAAGATCTACGAGCCAAAGAATGGCTGGAGCCTTGCCAATTTGGTCAACGATTATTGTGAAGAGGTGATACAGGAGTTTCATCAACACTACCCGCTCATAAATAGTATAGCCTACGATCCTGCTACCATCAACCTTGATGAAGTACTTGGTGATGCTGATCTTGTGATTGTTCACGAGTGGAGTGATCATGCGCTGGTGAAATCAATAGGTGAGGCAAAACAGAAGCACAACTTCAAGCTGCTCTTCCACGATACACACCATCGTGCTGTATCCGAAAGAGAAAGTATGAAAGCATATGATCTTACCCATTTTGATGGCGTACTCGCTTATGGTGAAGTAATACGCAAAATCTACCTGGAGCAGGGCTGGACAAAGAAGGCATGGACATGGCACGAAGCTGCTGATACCAATGTTTTTAAACCCTTGGCCTCTGATGGTTACGAAGGTGATTTTGTATGGATAGGCAACTGGGGCGATGATGAACGCACCAAGGAGCTGCATGAATTTATTATTGAGCCAATAAAAGAGCTGAAGCTAAAGGCTAAGATATATGGCGTTCGCTATCCTGATCATGCACTGCAGGCACTTGCCGATGCAGGCATTGAGTATGGTGGCTGGCTGCCCAATTTTAAAGCACCAGAGGTATTTTCTAAATATCGTTTTACTGCGCATGTACCGCGGAGGCCTTATGTAGAGTCTCTGCCGGGCATTCCTACCATCCGCCCGTTTGAAGCTATGGCTTGTGGTATACCTATGATCTCTGCTCCGTGGAATGATGTAGAAAACCTCTTCACGCCTGGTGTTGATTTTCTTACTGCTACCAACAAAGCGGAAATGATCAGTCACATAAAAAGTATTTTGTCAGACGATGCACAGGTAGAGGAGCTGACAAGCCATGCTTTACAAACTATACAGAAACGCCATACCTGCGCTCATCGTGTAGATGAACTGTATGCAATATGCGAAGAGCTAAACGTGAACAATATTTCAACACTTACAACTGCATAACCTATGAAATTTGCATTCTTCGGATCGAGCCTTGTATCAGCTTATTGGAATGGTGCAGCCACTTATTACCGCGGCATCATCAGGGCCATGAATGAAAGAGGCCACAGCATTACCTTCTACGAACCTGATGCTTACGATCGTCAAAAAAACCGCGACATAGACGATCCATCATGGGCAACTATAAAGGTGTACCAGCCGCAGGAGGAAGAAGTATACAAGGCGCTGGAAGATGCAATGCATGCAGATGTTATTATCAAAACAAGTGGTGTAGGTGTAAATGATGAGCTGTTGGAGAAAGAAGTAGCTGCACTTCGATTAAAGAATAAGATCGTCATCTTCTGGGATGTGGATGCACCTGCTACACTGGATCGTGTGATGTACAATGACAATGACTACTTCGCAGAACTGATACCGCAGTACGATATGATACTTACCTATGGTGGAGGCGATCCTGTAGTGAATGCATACAAGTCATTAGGTGCAAAAAATTGCTTTCCTATTTATAACGCACTAGATCCATCTACGCATCACCCGGTTGATAAAGAAGAGCGTTTTGCTGGTGACCTGGCTTTTCTTGGAAATCGTTTACCTGATAGAGAAAAACGTGTAGAAGATTTCTTTTTACAAGTGGCAGAACAACTGCCATCGCAACGTTTTATTTTAGGCGGAAATGGCTGGCACGACAAGCCGATGTCATCCAACATCAACTACATAGGTCATGTGTATACCAAAGATCACAATGCGCTGAATTGCTCACCAAAAGCTGTATTGAACATTAGCCGCGATAGTATGGCGAAATACGGTTTCTCTCCAGCCACACGTGTGTTTGAAGCAGCGGGAGCCGGCGCATGTATCATTACTGATTATTGGATAGGTATTGATTTCTTTTTTGAACCAGGAAAAGAAATACTGGTGGCAACTAGTGGTGATGATGTGCGTGATATCATTTCTCATTTAACTGAAGAAAAAGCAAAGGAGATAGGACAGGCGGCACTCAAGAAGGTACTGGAAAAGCATACCTACACACACCGTGCAGAGGAGCTGGATAAGATCTTTGCAAGAGAATTCACAACTGCAGGAGTGTAGGTGGGAATCATCAAACCCCAAAGGTCACGAAAGAGCATAAAGTTTTTTTGATGACTTTGAATGTTGACATGAAATCGGCTTTTTTATTTTTCATTTTTCATTTTTCATTTTATAATGAACATCGTAATACTTGGGCTATCCATAACTTCTTCCTGGGGAAATGGCCATGCTACCACCTTTCGTGGTCTTGTAAGAGAACTACATAAAAAAGGTCATGACGTTACTTTTCTTGAACGTGATATGCCTTGGTATGCCTCTAACAGGGATATGCCCAATCCGCCATTTGGTAAAACCATTTTATACAATAGCCTTGATGAAATAAAGGTGAAGTATGAAACAGCGGTACAGCAGGCGGATCTTGTTATTGTGGGATCGTATGTACCCGAAGGAGTACAGGTAGGACAATGGGTAGTAGATACTGCAGAAGGTGTAACTGCATTCTATGATATTGATACGCCGGTTACGCTGGCCAAGCTTGAAAAAGGAGATTACGAATACCTGCACCCGGACCTCATTCCGCAGTACAATATCTACCTGTCATTTACCGGCGGACCTACACTAACCAAATTAGAAGAAGTGTATGGCTCACCTATGGCGCGGCCTTTCTACTGTTCATTTGATCCTGAATTGTATTATCCTGAAGAGCAGGAAATGCAGTGGGACCTTGGTTACCTTGGCACCTATAGCGATGACCGCCAACCTCCTCTGGACAAGCTGATGACGGATGCTGCCAGGTGTTTAACTGATCAACGTTTTGTAGTTGCAGGACCGCAATATCCTTCCACCATTGATTGGCCACAAAACGTAGAACGCATAGAGCACCTGCCACCAGCAGCGCATCGCAAGTTTTACAATAGCCAGCGGTTTACCATGAACATCACACGAGCTGATATGATCAAAGCAGGTTATT from Aridibaculum aurantiacum includes:
- a CDS encoding glycosyltransferase family 4 protein is translated as MEENKPIKVLMTADTVGGVWTYSMELCKALAPHNVQVALVTTGARLAPWQWDEVIALSNVKVYETDYLLEWMENPWRDIDESGDYLLQLENDLQPDIIHLNCYAYGSLAWKAPVVMVAHSDVYSWFISVKNDDPPAEWNEYFFRVKSGLEKATLVVAPSSAMMDFVTNIYAPQTNKQVIYNARQPQLFSRAQKQETIFSMGRIWDEAKNVKLLVQAAKNINYPIKIAGEAAFEHNVTDVYNPHVEYLGKLNSTDISKALSTASIYVLPAKYEPFGLSALEAALSGCALVLGDIPSLREVWQDNAVYVPTDNEEALADCINNLMSNKMLLEEYASKAFAHAQQFTPAAMARQYMQVYQQHIQLHQSTEAKAAS
- a CDS encoding CgeB family protein; protein product: MNIVILGLSITSSWGNGHATTFRGLVRELHKKGHDVTFLERDMPWYASNRDMPNPPFGKTILYNSLDEIKVKYETAVQQADLVIVGSYVPEGVQVGQWVVDTAEGVTAFYDIDTPVTLAKLEKGDYEYLHPDLIPQYNIYLSFTGGPTLTKLEEVYGSPMARPFYCSFDPELYYPEEQEMQWDLGYLGTYSDDRQPPLDKLMTDAARCLTDQRFVVAGPQYPSTIDWPQNVERIEHLPPAAHRKFYNSQRFTMNITRADMIKAGYSPSVRLFEAAACGTPIISDVWDGIETIFEAGTEILLASSAADTIKYLTEISDEQRKAIGENARRKVLQLHTAEHRATELEIYYKEAICQQQVQPSQQRNLEAK
- a CDS encoding CgeB family protein; its protein translation is MNIVMFYHSLLSDWNHGNAHFLRGVATELVERGNDVKIYEPKNGWSLANLVNDYCEEVIQEFHQHYPLINSIAYDPATINLDEVLGDADLVIVHEWSDHALVKSIGEAKQKHNFKLLFHDTHHRAVSERESMKAYDLTHFDGVLAYGEVIRKIYLEQGWTKKAWTWHEAADTNVFKPLASDGYEGDFVWIGNWGDDERTKELHEFIIEPIKELKLKAKIYGVRYPDHALQALADAGIEYGGWLPNFKAPEVFSKYRFTAHVPRRPYVESLPGIPTIRPFEAMACGIPMISAPWNDVENLFTPGVDFLTATNKAEMISHIKSILSDDAQVEELTSHALQTIQKRHTCAHRVDELYAICEELNVNNISTLTTA
- a CDS encoding CgeB family protein, which encodes MKFAFFGSSLVSAYWNGAATYYRGIIRAMNERGHSITFYEPDAYDRQKNRDIDDPSWATIKVYQPQEEEVYKALEDAMHADVIIKTSGVGVNDELLEKEVAALRLKNKIVIFWDVDAPATLDRVMYNDNDYFAELIPQYDMILTYGGGDPVVNAYKSLGAKNCFPIYNALDPSTHHPVDKEERFAGDLAFLGNRLPDREKRVEDFFLQVAEQLPSQRFILGGNGWHDKPMSSNINYIGHVYTKDHNALNCSPKAVLNISRDSMAKYGFSPATRVFEAAGAGACIITDYWIGIDFFFEPGKEILVATSGDDVRDIISHLTEEKAKEIGQAALKKVLEKHTYTHRAEELDKIFAREFTTAGV